Proteins encoded in a region of the Hippocampus zosterae strain Florida chromosome 11, ASM2543408v3, whole genome shotgun sequence genome:
- the LOC127609883 gene encoding cardiolipin synthase (CMP-forming)-like, with translation MIILCFRSPPAPLCRKAAEYLLSARFGAACRQEEVKTTWRLRRGTLVIPGPGGSWSLGLRWADLRAPRRLGPLLSTRRGPCRTQLVLRGGHGSLAVNSRALLSTGGREFRGKNDQKADTPQGEAFPVPGQGLFKFKELYENPWTIPNLLCVCRIVLAPFLGHLIIQQHFHLSLALFTLAGATDLLDGYIARTWPTQKSALGSALDPLADKILISILYISLTYADIIPAPLTALVVFRDIGLIAAVFWVRYKTVPPPVTLSKFFNPCYTTAQLKPTLFSKVNTAIQLVLVAASLAAPVFQYTDSILLQGLWIITAATTAASGYSYWHYGRKTVRVLNTRSP, from the exons ATGATAATTTTATGTTTTCGGAGCCCTCCGGCGCCGCTGTGCCGCAAAGCCGCCGAGTATCTGCTGTCGGCGCGGTTCGGGGCTGCGTGTCGGCAAGAGGAGGTGAAGACGACATGGCGGCTCCGGCGCGGAACACTCGTCATCCCGGGGCCAGGAGGCTCCTGGAGTCTCGGCCTCAGATGGGCGGACCTCCGCGCTCCCCGTCGCCTCGGCCCGCTTCTGTCGACGCGGCGGGGGCCGTGTCGGACCCAGCTCGTGCTACGCGGAGGTCACGGCAGCTTGGCGGTCAACTCCCGGGCTCTCCTGTCCACCGGAGGCCGAGAGTTCAGGGGGAAGAACGACCAGAAAGCGGACACGCCGCAGGGGGAGGCCTTCCCGGTACCCGGACAGGGCCTGTTTAAGTTTAAAGAACTG TACGAGAACCCGTGGACAATCCCCAACCTGCTGTGCGTGTGTCGGATAGTCCTGGCTCCTTTCCTGGGTCACCTGATCATCCAACAACACTTCCACCTCAGCCTGGCGCTCTTCACACTCGCCGGAGCCACCGACctg CTGGATGGTTACATCGCCAGGACGTGGCCCACGCAGAAGTCGGCGTTAGGAAGTGCCCTGGACCCGCTGGCGGATAAAATCCTCATCAGCATTTTATATATCAGCCTCACGTATGCAGACATCATACCAG CACCACTGACGGCTCTGGTGGTCTTCAGGGACATTGGTTTGATCGCAGCGGTCTTCTGGGTCAGATACAAGACGGTGCCCCCACCG GTGACCCTCAGTAAGTTTTTTAACCCCTGCTACACGACAGCTCAACTCAAGCCGACGCTATTCAGCAAG GTGAACACAGCCATCCAACTGGTTCTGGTCGCGGCATCCTTGGCGGCTCCAGTCTTCCAGTACACCGACAGCATCTTGCTGCAGGGCTTGTG GATCATCACCGCTGCGACCACCGCGGCATCGGGCTACAGCTACTGGCACTACGGCCGTAAGACCGTCCGGGTGCTAAACACCAGGTCGCCATGA
- the LOC127609881 gene encoding DNA helicase MCM8-like — protein MSGQDRIRGTWRGGNDGWRGNGGGRRGGGGNGGWRGGGNGGWRGAWRGRPWRGGSGSGRGGGGGPYGGKAGCDNRASASHGSGTHRVLHQATLDVLCPYKGWSLYFTDGFIESSPFVEKIKAFEKYFTSKIDLYDKDEIERQGSVLVDYADLTTNETVLAALPALTAELKDQPEMIFNCLGVAIHQVLTVDLEKQAAELPGDELPVTAPIISIPRISARLYNYEPLTPLRTLRASVFGCLVCVRGTVVRVSNIRPRCTRLAFQCLSCSSTLSLPLHHGKYATPDKCTQLDCRSRAFSARRSSPLTHTVDWQIIKVQELVCGEQREAGRIPRTVECHLTADLCDSCVPGDTVTVTGIVRVTNDGTSRWNKDQCMFLLYIEATSVSNTKGQQSKCGGAGSSGGSPEDRSGGEEFSLKELYAIQEIQSQPDLLRLIVHSLCPAIYGHLLVKAALVLVLFGGRQKHTGKNSVPVRGDPHVLMVGDPGLGKSQMLQAVCNVAPRGIYVCGNSTSTAGLTVSLYRDPGSGDYALEAGALVLADQGLCCIDEFDKLGSQQQALLEAMEQQSVSLAKAGIVSSLPARTSVVAAANPIGGHYNRRKTVSENLKMGSPLLSRFDVVFLLLDVPDESHDRRLSEHIMANRAGAGKTASAQVVRGDKSDAETSILLERADMPLSERLQIRAAEATEPIPAVLLRKYITYARHYVHPTLSAEAAQTLQNFYLSLRSQSRAADTTPITTRQLESLIRLTEARARLELSETATGSHAEDVVEIMKHSLVDTYSDGLGNLDFERSQLGAGMSQRGAAKRLIGALHAHAQQTNQKQFDLQTIRSVAERLNIKVMDFEGLVSSLNEQGFLLKKGAKLYQLQTV, from the exons ATGAGTGGACAGGACCGAATAAGAGGGACATGGCGGGGTGGAAATGATGGTTGGAGAGGaaatggaggaggaaggagaggaggaggaggcaacgGGGGATGGAGAGGAGGAGGCAATGGCGGATGGAGAGGAGCGTGGAGGGGTAGACCTTGGAGAGGGGGTTCAGGTAGTggacgtggaggaggaggaggaccatACGGTGGGAAGGCTGGATGTGATAACAGAGCATCGGCAAGTCACGGCTCTGGCACACATAGGG TCCTCCATCAGGCCACTCTGGATGTGCTGTGCCCTTACAAAGGATGGTCGCTGTACTTCACTGACG gtTTCATCGAGAGTTCGCCATTCGTAGAGAAAATCAAAGCGTTTGAGAAGTATTTCACCTCCAAGATTGACCTCTACGACAAG GACGAGATCGAGCGTCAGGGCAGCGTACTGGTGGACTACGCGGACCTGACCACAAACGAGACGGTGCTAGCCGCGCTTCCTGCTCTGACTGCAGAGTTGAAGGACCAACCGGAGATGATCTTCAATTGTTTAGGAGTGGCCATTCACCAG GTGTTAactgtggacttggagaaacaGGCCGCCGAGCTGCCCGGCGACGAGCTGCCCGTCACTGCACCAATTATTAGCATCCCTCGCATCAGTGCAAG gctgTACAACTACGAGCCGCTGACTCCGCTGCGCACGCTGCGCGCCAGCGTGTTCGGCTGCCTGGTGTGCGTGAGGGGCACGGTGGTGCGGGTGAGCAACATCCGGCCTCGATGCACCAGGCTGGCCTTCCAGTGCCTGTCGTGCTCCAGTACGCTCTCGCTGCCGCTGCACCACGGCAAGTACGCCACGCCCGACAAG TGTACCCAGCTAGATTGCCGCAGTCGTGCGTTCAGCGCCAGACGGAGTTCCCCTCTGACACACACTGTAGACTGGCAAATCATCAA gGTGCAGGAGTTGGTGTGCGGCGAGCAGAGGGAGGCCGGACGCATCCCACGCACAGTTGAGTGCCACCTGACCGCCGACCTCTGTGACAGCTGCGTCCCCGGCGACACGGTGACAGTGACGGGGATCGTTAGAGTCACAAATGATG GCACCTCCAGGTGGAATAAGGACCAGTGCATGTTTCTCCTCTACATCGAGGCCACGTCAGTCAGCAACACCAAAG GTCAGCAGTCCAAGTGTGGCGGCGCGGGGTCGTCTGGCGGCTCGCCCGAGGATCGCTCTGGAGGTGAGGAGTTTAGCCTGAAGGAGCTCTACGCCATCCAGGAGATCCAGTCGCAGCCTGACCTGCTCAGACTCATTGTGCA cTCGCTATGTCCTGCCATCTACGGCCACCTG CTGGTGAAAGCGGCGCTTGTGCTGGTGTTGTTCGGAGGCCGGCAGAAGCACACGGGCAAGAACAGCGTCCCGGTGAGAGGAGACCCTCACGTCTTGATGGTGGGAGATCCCGGACTGGGCAAGAGCCAGATGTTGCAG GCGGTGTGCAACGTGGCCCCTCGGGGGATCTACGTTTGTGGCAACAGCACCAGCACCGCAG GACTAACAGTGAGTTTGTACAGAGATCCAGGAAGTGGAGATTACGCTCTGGAGGCCGGGGCCTTGGTGTTGGCCGACCAAG GTTTATGCTGCATCGATGAGTTTGACAAGCTAGGCAGCCAGCAGCAGGCCCTGTTGGAAGCCATGGAGCAGCAGTCCGTCAGCCTGGCAAAGGCGGGAATCGTTTCCTCTCTGCCCGCCAGAACCTCTGTGGTCGCCGCCGCCAACCCCATCGGAGGCCATTACAACCGACGCAAGACCGTCTCGGAGAATTTGAA GATGGGCTCTCCGCTGCTCTCCCGCTTCGACGtggtcttcctcctcctggaCGTCCCGGACGAGTCTCACGACCGCCGTCTGTCGGAGCACATCATGGCCAACCGTGCGGGCGCAGGCAAAACCGCCAGCGCCCAAGTCGTCAGGGGCGACAAGAGCGACGCGGAGACGTCCATCTTGCTGGAGCGCGCCGACATGCCGCTCTCTGAGCGTTTGCAG ATCCGAGCGGCTGAAGCGACCGAGCCCATTCCGGCGGTCTTGTTAAGGAAGTACATCACCTACGCTCGCCACTACGTTCACCCCACGCTCTCGGCGGAAGCGGCGCAAACGCTTCAGAACTTCTACCTGTCGTTGAGGTCCCAGTCGCGAGCCGCCGACACCACGCCCATCACCACCCGCCAGCTGGAGTCGCTCATCAGACTCACCGAG GCGAGAGCCAGACTGGAGCTCAGCGAGACGGCCACCGGGAGCCATGCGGAGGATGTGGTAGAAATTATGAAACACAG CCTGGTTGACACGTACTCGGACGGCCTGGGCAACCTGGACTTTGAGCGCTCGCAGCTGGGCGCGGGCATGAGCCAACGCGGGGCCGCCAAAAGACTCATCGGCGCTTTGCACGCGCACGCTCAGCAGACCAATCAGAAGCAGTTTGACCTCCAGACCATTCGATCTGTGGCGGAGAGGCTGAACATAAAG GTGATGGACTTTGAGGGTCTGGTAAGTTCTCTGAATGAACAAGGTTTCCTGTTGAAAAAAGGAGCCAAGCTCTACCAACTTCAGACCGTCTGA
- the LOC127609884 gene encoding LOW QUALITY PROTEIN: DNA damage-inducible transcript 4 protein-like (The sequence of the model RefSeq protein was modified relative to this genomic sequence to represent the inferred CDS: inserted 1 base in 1 codon), producing MSCAHSLDGSFPPSPADDDDGGSKRLSWGRLKGLAHRHXDNTDTGSVADMSTCNSESSLFCYPSEETLAAELVATIEESLHGAAQLLGCSRLLVPDSLLDHVGQELVHLAGSEPCGLRGALVELCVDRGEPWSPCSVGEIAVVGALVPTFHVTLVLRAGAGGLWPEVRRLFIGSRSRHTCETAARHRRSLRLRSGFRAVKRKLYCSGELLIEECS from the exons atgtcttgCGCTCATTCCCTGGACGGGAGCTTCCCACCTTCCCCggccgacgacgacgacggcggctcCAAGCGGTTGTCCTGGGGCAGGCTCAAGGGGCTCGCGCACAGGC ACGACAATACTGACACCG GTTCCGTAGCAGACATGTCCACGTGTAATTCAGAGAGCAGCTTGTTCTGTTACCCCTCCGAGGAGACCCTGGCCGCAGAGCTGGTGGCCACCATCGAAGAATCTCTCCACGGCGCCGCGCAGCTCCTGGGCTGCTCCCGTCTCCTCGTGCCCGACTCCCTGCTGGACCACGTGGGCCAGGAGCTGGTGCACCTGGCGGGCAGCGAGCCGTGCGGCCTGCGGGGGGCGCTGGTCGAGCTGTGCGTGGACAGGGGCGAGCCGTGGTCGCCGTGCAGCGTGGGCGAGATCGCCGTGGTCGGCGCGCTGGTGCCCACCTTCCACGTGACCCTGGTGCTCAGAGCCGGGGCGGGTGGATTGTGGCCCGAGGTCCGGAGGCTCTTCATCGGCAGCCGGTCCCGGCACACGTGCGAGACGGCCGCGAGGCACCGACGCTCTCTAAGACTGAGGTCTGGCTTCAGGGCCGTGAAGAGGAAGTTGTACTGCTCAGGGGAGCTGCTCATTGAAGAGTGCTCCTGA
- the LOC127610433 gene encoding dnaJ homolog subfamily B member 12-like: MDSNKDEAERCIKIALNAVSNNQPDKARKFLEKAQRLFPTDQARNLLDTLAHNGKPPDQNGGPANGERASTRHRHHREDAETSAQRPADSTKPYTAEQMEAVRKIKGCKDYYQILGVEKTASDEDLKKAYRKLALKFHPDKNHAPGATDAFKAIGNAYAVLSNVDKRRQYDQYGEERSHPSRQRQHRDFEADISPEDLFNMFFGGGFPSSNVHVYRNGRMHFAHHNRQERREQQRDGGLALFVQLMPILILILVSALSQLMVTQPPYSLSYRPSAGYLHKRHTSHLKVPFYVGERFDDDFSGANLRNVERAVEEDYISNLRNNCWKEKQQKEGLMYRARYFGDSELYQRAQRMGTPSCNRLSEIQIMLDA, encoded by the exons ATGGACTCAAACAAGGACGAAGCGGAGCGTTGCATCAAAATCGCACTGAACGCAGTCAGCAACAACCAACCGGACAAAGCCAGGAAGTTTTTAGAGAAGGCCCAGCGTTTGTTTCCGACGGACCAAGCCCGAA ACTTACTGGACACGCTCGCGCACAACGGGAAGCCTCCGGACCAGAATGGCGGACCCGCTAACGGAGAAAGAGCCTCCACGAGGCACCGTCATCACCGAGAGGACGCTGAAACGTCCGCGCAGAGGCCCGCAGATTCGACAAAACCTTACACCGCCGAGCAGATGGAGGCGGTCAGGAA GATTAAGGGCTGCAAAGATTACTACCAAATCCTGGGGGTAGAAAAGACAGCCTCCGATGAAGATCTCAAAAAAGCGTACCGGAAGCTGGCTCTCAAGTTCCACCCTGATAAAAACCACGCGCCCGGAGCCACCGATGCATTTAAAG CCATCGGTAATGCCTACGCCGTGCTGAGCAACGTGGACAAGCGGCGGCAGTACGACCAGTACGGCGAGGAGAGGTCGCACCCGAGCAGACAGCGGCAGCACCGCGACTTTGAAGCCGACATTTCACCCGAGGACCTCTTCAACATGTTCTTTGGCGGAGGCTTCCCATCCA GTAACGTACACGTTTACAGAAACGGAAGAATGCACTTTGCGCACCACAACAGGCAAGAGAGAAGAGAGCAGCAAAGAGAC GGAGGCCTGGCTCTGTTTGTTCAGCTGAtgcccatcctcatcctcatcctggTGTCTGCGCTCAGCCAGCTGATGGTCACGCAGCCCCCCTACAGCCTTAGCTACCGCCC GTCGGCGGGTTACCTTCACAAAAGGCATACGTCCCACCTGAAGGTGCCTTTCTACGTGGGTGAGCGCTTTGACGACGACTTCAGCGGAGCCAACCTGAGGAATGTGGAGAGAGCGGTGGAGGAGGACTACATCTCCAATCTCAGGAACAACTGCTGGAAGGAGAAGCAGCAGA AGGAAGGCCTCATGTATCGCGCCCGCTATTTCGGCGACTCGGAGTTGTACCAGAGGGCGCAGAGGATGGGGACTCCCAGCTGCAACCGCTTATCCGAGATCCAGATCATGCTGGACGCTTAG
- the LOC127610460 gene encoding tRNA (uracil-5-)-methyltransferase homolog B-like: MAYCRPFNLMRRVPARPRRETCLSFSSKDTTAAVRATQQPVKNRQKKRDRRPTRAGDLSWEDRLASVVTPLWRLTYDEQLEVKQKHQEKILEQLCDGGKITFPVLPILPSPVRDGYRNKTTFSVNRGVDGNPKTVGFYVGKGKDGNIVCVNGDHLPNMPEKHKQVAGRYQEFIRRSSLEPCLLLHDGGHWREVTVRTDAAGNTMAIVYFHPQGLSREEVAAQREDLAEFFASGPGSACELDSLYFQESAVTRCTREDSPYQLLFGHSHIYEQMLGFSFRISPDAFFQVNRSAAGVLYSAVRDLCVPDREDGSGTLLDVCCGTGAMGITASPRVRRLVGVELVEQAVEDARHNAALNRLHKCRFVAGKAEAVLPDLVSQLGSEDGRLVAVVNPSRAGLHHRVIRALRSQPAIRRLVYVSCKPEGEAMRNFRELCCAADPARKLQGDAFSPSLAVPVDMFPHTEHCELVILFER; this comes from the exons ATGGCTTACTGTAGGCCGTTCAATCTTATGAGACGGGTTCCTGCGCGTCCTCGTCGGGAGACCTGTCTGTCTTTTTCATCTAAAGACACCACAGCTGCCGTTCGGGCAACGCAGCAACCAGTCAAGAACCGTCAGAAGAAAAGAGACAGGAGGCCCACCCGGGCCGGTGATTTGTCCTGGGAGGACAGGCTGGCCTCAGTGGTCACCCCCCTGTGGAGGCTCACCTATGACGAGCAACTTGAAGTCAAGCAAAAACATCAGGAGAAAATACTGGAGCAGCTCTGCGATGGCGGAAAGATCACCTTCCCCGTCCTGCCTATCCTGCCGTCCCCAGTTAGGGACGGTTATCGAAACAAGACGACCTTCTCCGTCAACAGGGGAGTGGACGGGAACCCCAAGACGGTTGGGTTTTACGTGGGCAAAGGCAAGGATGGCAACATTGTGTGCGTCAATGGAGACCACCTGCCCAACATGCCGGAGAAGCACAAACAAGTGGCCGGACGCTACCAGGAATTCATCCGCCGCTCTTCCCTGGAGCcttgcctcctcctccacgaCGGGGGCCACTGGAGAGAGGTCACGGTGAGGACCGATGCAGCCGGCAACACCATGGCCATCGTGTATTTCCACCCACAAGGGCTCTCCCGGGAGGAGGTGGCGGCCCAGCGGGAAGACTTGGCCGAGTTCTTCGCCAGCGGCCCGGGGTCGGCTTGTGAGCTGGACTCACTTTACTTCCAGGAGAGCGCCGTGACGCGTTGTACGCGTGAGGACTCGCCCTACCAGCTCCTGTTTGGTCACTCGCACATTTATGAGCAG ATGCTGGGCTTTAGCTTCCGCATCTCTCCGGACGCATTCTTCCAGGTGAACCGTAGCGCCGCTGGGGTGCTCTACAGCGCGGTCCGAGACTTGTGCGTCCCCGATCGCGAAGACGGATCGGGGACTCTCCTGGACGTGTGCTGCGGGACGGGCGCCATGGGCATCACGGCGTCCCCCAGAGTACGGCGACTCGTCGGGGTGGAGCTCGTAGAGCAGGCGGTGGAAGACGCCAGACACAACGCGGCCCTCAACCGGCTCCACAAGTGCCGGTTCGTGGCCGGAAAGGCGGAGGCGGTCCTCCCCGACCTCGTGTCCCAGTTGGGGTCTGAAGACGGGCGCCTGGTGGCGGTGGTAAACCCCTCCCGCGCCGGTCTCCATCACCGAGTGATCCGGGCCTTGCGCAGCCAGCCCGCCATCCGCCGTCTGGTCTACGTGTCCTGCAAGCCGGAGGGCGAGGCCATGAGGAACTTCAGGGAACTTTGTTGCGCAGCCGACCCGGCGAGGAAACTCCAGGGCGACGCCTTTTCTCCAAGTCTGGCCGTGCCCGTGGACATGTTCCCGCATACGGAACACTGCGAACTAGTGATTCTCTTTGAGAGGTAG